A portion of the Citrobacter rodentium NBRC 105723 = DSM 16636 genome contains these proteins:
- a CDS encoding fimbrial outer membrane usher protein yields MKLRTINAAHCGLAILPALLCPASALGEEYYFDSALFQGSAYGQNIARFNEKNILEGDYLVDVYVNGELVKSGANIRFSPAPDGRQTQPCLPLSVMQAAKVKNLPDDDASVPCRALKQWLPHADWQFDSATLQLRLTIPMTELVRQPHGYIPPSQWDSGALALFLRHNTNWSATHNSDSHSHYQYLWSGINAGTNLGLWQLRHQGNLRYAKSDYSGSAYRYNSVRTWVQRPFASTNALMTLGDAYTDSSLFGSLSFNGIKFATDERMWPQGKRGYAPVVQGVAASSAHVVVKQLGKVIYETNVPPGPFLIDDLNNTRYQGDLDVEVIEASGKSARFTVPYSSIPDSIRPGNWRYSVALGRVRQYYDIENHFLEGTLQRGVNNNLTVNVGSRIAKDYQAWLAGGVWATSWGAFGMNSTWSNARVENQQRQQGWRAELSYSKTFTTGTNLVLAAYRYSTSGFRDLQDVLGVRRQEETGIHYYSDSLHQRNRLSATVSQPLDRFGSLNLSASTADYYNNQSRISQLQLGYSNQWRGISYGLNLARQRSSWDYDRFYHSVYEPHDASRHEKYTETTLAFNVSVPFDWGQNRSTVAMNYNQSRQNRSTTLSMTGTSGKNSDLSWSVYGGYEDYRNSDDDAAATFGGNLQQNTRFGAVRASYDQGENYRQAGLGASGTLVLHAGGITAGPYTSETFALIQADGAQGAVVQNGQGAVIDHFGYAILPSLSPYRTNNIALDTRKMRADAELAGGSKQVVPYAGAIAKITFATINGKAVLINVKMPDGGIPPMGAEVINGEGANVGMVGQGGQIYARLANPSGSLLVRWGKGINQRCRVAYQIDPHAAANVLHLNQLCEKE; encoded by the coding sequence ATGAAGTTACGCACAATTAATGCCGCACATTGCGGACTGGCTATTCTGCCTGCGCTGCTGTGTCCTGCCTCAGCGCTGGGCGAAGAGTACTATTTTGATTCGGCGCTCTTTCAGGGCTCGGCTTACGGCCAGAATATCGCCCGCTTTAATGAAAAAAATATCCTTGAAGGCGATTATCTGGTCGACGTGTATGTTAATGGCGAACTGGTTAAGTCTGGCGCCAACATTCGTTTTTCTCCTGCGCCTGACGGGCGGCAGACGCAACCCTGCCTGCCGCTTTCGGTCATGCAGGCGGCAAAGGTGAAAAACCTGCCCGACGACGACGCCAGTGTACCGTGCCGCGCTCTGAAACAGTGGCTCCCCCATGCCGACTGGCAGTTTGATAGCGCAACCCTGCAATTACGCTTAACCATTCCCATGACGGAACTGGTGCGTCAGCCACACGGTTATATTCCGCCATCGCAATGGGATAGCGGCGCGCTGGCGTTATTTCTGCGCCATAACACGAACTGGTCGGCAACCCACAACAGCGACAGCCATTCACATTACCAGTACCTCTGGAGCGGCATCAATGCGGGCACCAACCTCGGACTCTGGCAGTTACGTCACCAGGGAAACCTGCGCTATGCGAAAAGCGATTACAGCGGTAGCGCCTACCGCTACAACAGTGTCCGTACCTGGGTACAGCGACCTTTCGCCTCCACCAACGCACTGATGACGCTGGGCGACGCGTACACTGACTCCAGCCTGTTTGGCAGCCTCTCTTTTAACGGCATTAAATTTGCAACGGACGAACGGATGTGGCCGCAGGGTAAACGCGGATATGCCCCGGTAGTGCAAGGCGTTGCGGCCAGCAGCGCGCATGTGGTGGTGAAACAGCTGGGGAAAGTCATCTATGAAACCAACGTCCCCCCAGGACCTTTCCTGATAGACGACCTTAATAACACCCGTTATCAGGGCGATCTGGACGTTGAGGTCATTGAAGCAAGCGGCAAAAGCGCGCGCTTTACCGTGCCCTACTCCTCTATACCCGATTCAATCAGGCCAGGAAACTGGCGCTATTCCGTTGCGCTCGGCAGAGTGCGACAGTATTACGACATTGAAAATCATTTCCTGGAAGGGACGTTACAGCGTGGCGTAAATAACAATCTGACCGTTAATGTCGGCTCACGCATCGCAAAAGATTACCAGGCATGGCTGGCTGGCGGCGTCTGGGCGACGAGCTGGGGGGCGTTCGGTATGAATTCCACCTGGTCGAACGCGCGGGTGGAAAACCAGCAACGGCAGCAGGGCTGGCGGGCAGAGCTGAGTTACAGTAAGACCTTCACCACCGGCACCAACCTGGTGCTGGCGGCCTACCGCTATTCCACCAGCGGCTTTCGCGATTTGCAGGACGTTCTCGGCGTGCGCCGACAGGAAGAGACGGGCATCCATTACTACTCTGATTCCCTGCATCAGCGAAACCGTTTATCCGCCACCGTCAGCCAGCCGTTAGACCGTTTTGGCAGCCTCAATCTCAGCGCCAGTACCGCTGACTATTACAATAATCAGTCGCGTATCAGCCAGTTACAGTTAGGCTACAGCAACCAGTGGCGCGGGATCAGCTACGGTCTGAATCTCGCCCGACAGCGCTCAAGCTGGGATTATGACCGCTTCTACCACAGCGTTTATGAACCGCACGATGCCAGCAGGCATGAAAAATATACCGAGACCACGCTAGCGTTTAACGTCTCGGTGCCGTTTGACTGGGGGCAGAACCGTTCAACCGTCGCCATGAACTATAACCAGTCCCGGCAAAACCGTTCGACAACCCTTTCCATGACCGGAACCAGTGGCAAAAACAGCGATCTGTCCTGGTCGGTGTATGGCGGCTATGAAGATTATCGCAACAGCGACGATGACGCGGCGGCGACCTTTGGCGGTAACCTTCAGCAGAACACTCGATTTGGCGCCGTTCGCGCCAGCTATGATCAGGGCGAAAACTACCGCCAGGCCGGACTTGGGGCGTCGGGTACGCTGGTTCTGCACGCTGGCGGCATCACGGCTGGCCCATACACCAGCGAGACTTTCGCGCTGATCCAGGCGGACGGCGCGCAGGGCGCAGTCGTGCAAAACGGTCAGGGGGCGGTGATTGACCACTTTGGCTACGCCATTCTGCCGTCATTATCCCCTTACCGCACCAATAACATCGCGCTTGATACGCGCAAAATGCGCGCCGACGCAGAGCTGGCGGGCGGCAGCAAGCAGGTTGTTCCTTACGCTGGCGCTATCGCCAAAATCACCTTCGCCACCATCAACGGTAAGGCCGTACTCATTAATGTAAAAATGCCGGACGGCGGCATTCCGCCGATGGGTGCGGAAGTGATCAACGGCGAAGGCGCGAACGTCGGCATGGTCGGACAGGGTGGGCAAATCTACGCCCGTCTCGCCAATCCTTCCGGTAGCCTGCTGGTACGCTGGGGCAAAGGGATTAACCAGCGCTGTCGGGTCGCGTATCAGATCGATCCTCATGCCGCAGCCAACGTTCTTCATTTAAATCAATTATGTGAGAAGGAATAG
- a CDS encoding fimbria/pilus periplasmic chaperone, with the protein MKKDVRLSGIRWLFAFLFLFIPLSSLYASVTIIGSRIIYPSDVSSVDVQLKNNDAFPYIVETWFDDGDINVRPQDPRLTPFITTPPVFRIQPKAGQVVRVVFTGKKPLPEDRESVFWFNALQVPPSNLEGTSQQNKMLVMLRTRIKLFYRPTNLGSPRDLGKKLQVNAVHDARHGYGIRLTNPTPWFASVSNIQATVNHAPVELEADMVAPFSSHSFWAPGKKISKPLSGKVTVTLVNDQGARISEDYEVTHN; encoded by the coding sequence ATGAAAAAGGATGTCCGGCTTTCAGGAATACGATGGCTGTTCGCTTTCTTATTTCTGTTTATCCCTCTCTCCTCGCTTTATGCCAGCGTGACAATCATCGGCAGCAGAATTATCTATCCCTCTGACGTCTCATCCGTCGATGTACAGCTAAAAAATAATGATGCGTTTCCGTATATCGTGGAAACGTGGTTTGACGATGGCGATATTAACGTTCGTCCGCAGGATCCCCGCTTAACGCCATTTATTACAACACCGCCGGTATTCAGAATACAGCCAAAGGCGGGCCAGGTTGTTCGCGTTGTTTTTACGGGTAAGAAACCCCTGCCGGAAGATCGTGAATCGGTATTCTGGTTCAATGCGCTACAGGTTCCGCCTTCAAATCTCGAGGGCACCTCGCAGCAAAATAAAATGCTGGTCATGCTGCGTACGCGTATAAAACTTTTTTATCGCCCCACGAATCTGGGCAGTCCGCGCGACCTGGGGAAAAAGTTACAGGTAAACGCGGTACATGACGCCAGGCATGGATATGGCATTCGCCTGACCAACCCCACGCCCTGGTTCGCCTCTGTCAGCAATATACAGGCTACGGTCAATCACGCCCCGGTTGAACTCGAAGCGGATATGGTTGCGCCCTTTTCCAGCCACTCTTTTTGGGCGCCGGGAAAAAAGATAAGTAAACCTCTCTCAGGAAAAGTCACCGTGACGTTGGTCAACGATCAGGGCGCAAGGATAAGCGAAGACTATGAAGTTACGCACAATTAA
- a CDS encoding winged helix-turn-helix domain-containing protein, with protein sequence MNAKKFLLDQRVLFDSVKMTLTQEDKVVRLSESECHLLLAFWQGLYKKEEIIHFVWKSRGGCVSESSYYKLINQLRNSFSNVGLLASDIVTRPRVGISLSVPMTPVDETPAPRITPDNTTADAEPVNLSPEPQTLKNADRRYLYLTASILFLLLVSVAVCLYHTLPRHEAEGVFISLGEFDGYHFYKMKGDKVTFNEVINAYTTMTLKIYRRNGRYIYYVREPDINIFFQCLNPVETAVPKCLTIKERY encoded by the coding sequence ATGAACGCAAAGAAATTTCTGTTAGATCAACGTGTGCTATTTGATAGCGTTAAAATGACATTAACTCAGGAAGATAAAGTCGTCAGACTCTCGGAATCAGAATGCCATTTGCTGCTGGCTTTCTGGCAGGGGCTTTATAAAAAAGAAGAAATTATTCATTTCGTCTGGAAAAGTCGCGGTGGCTGCGTCTCTGAGTCCAGTTATTACAAACTGATTAATCAGTTGCGAAATAGCTTCAGCAACGTCGGGCTGCTCGCTTCCGATATTGTTACCCGGCCGCGGGTTGGCATATCGCTGTCGGTGCCAATGACTCCGGTTGATGAAACGCCTGCGCCCCGGATAACACCGGATAATACGACTGCGGATGCTGAACCCGTTAATCTTTCGCCTGAGCCGCAGACATTAAAAAATGCCGACAGAAGATATCTGTATCTGACCGCCAGTATCTTGTTTTTGCTTCTTGTTTCTGTCGCGGTCTGTCTTTATCACACCTTACCCCGACATGAAGCGGAAGGGGTGTTTATCTCTCTCGGCGAGTTTGATGGCTATCACTTTTATAAAATGAAGGGAGACAAAGTCACATTTAATGAAGTGATTAACGCATATACGACGATGACGCTCAAAATTTACCGACGAAACGGGCGCTACATCTACTACGTCCGGGAGCCTGACATCAATATTTTCTTTCAATGTTTAAATCCAGTGGAAACAGCGGTGCCAAAATGTCTGACCATAAAAGAACGATACTGA
- a CDS encoding EAL domain-containing protein produces the protein MKIKKSFLMLSIFIPLGIMISLAFVVSTLILKQDISISGKTLLRFSSDMSAVSWRATKKAALLVNRRCPDMLDALTRTRAFTPYIRDIGVLENGEMTCSFVSGEKRQPFSQLSGLTLPALLPERMILVAKRMAEGPDRPVILYAEKISAQKAVFTIVDSQYIQELMDILAAERSSVFRLTMGNGNAIVSGVDSGEKPFLTQRFTSANGDIHLRVETSFSTLSAWWLQNLLIFILLSLCFSFLFVLLYRRWRQKSLSLGREIERGIANNEFQVHYQPVFNVGRSACGGAEALLRWPQPHGRFISPDIFITAAENEGKIVALTRHLFDLIAKDVSRWKVPEGFYISVNIAPEHLISDDFVSDVMALKERLAKLGLILELTERSLIAEPAKVSAKLELLRSQQVEIAIDDFGTGYCSLSYLQQLPADYLKIDRTFINTIDTSGSDVPILDTIITLSQNLGLQVVAEGVSSKHQLRYILDQGVNYIQGYLYARPMSSADFMVWLDKDVQQQNRIVSE, from the coding sequence TTGAAAATAAAGAAATCCTTTCTAATGTTGTCCATCTTTATTCCTTTAGGAATTATGATTTCCCTTGCTTTTGTCGTCAGTACGCTGATTTTAAAGCAGGATATTTCCATCAGCGGTAAAACGTTATTACGTTTCAGTTCCGATATGTCCGCCGTTTCCTGGCGCGCGACGAAGAAAGCCGCGCTGCTGGTTAACCGCCGCTGTCCCGATATGCTGGATGCGCTGACGCGAACACGGGCTTTTACCCCCTATATTCGCGATATCGGCGTTCTGGAAAACGGAGAGATGACCTGTTCATTTGTGTCGGGGGAAAAAAGGCAGCCCTTTTCGCAACTGAGCGGTCTGACGCTGCCTGCGCTTTTGCCTGAACGTATGATACTTGTTGCGAAAAGAATGGCAGAGGGACCCGATCGGCCTGTTATTCTCTACGCGGAAAAAATCTCGGCGCAAAAAGCCGTTTTTACAATCGTCGATTCACAATATATCCAGGAACTTATGGATATTCTGGCGGCGGAAAGATCCTCCGTGTTCAGGCTGACGATGGGGAACGGTAATGCCATCGTCAGCGGCGTCGATAGCGGTGAAAAGCCATTCCTGACGCAGCGCTTTACTTCGGCCAACGGTGATATTCATCTGCGGGTAGAAACCTCTTTTTCCACGCTATCCGCCTGGTGGCTGCAAAATTTGTTAATCTTCATTCTGCTCTCGCTCTGCTTCTCTTTTTTGTTTGTTTTGCTGTACCGCCGTTGGCGTCAAAAGAGCTTATCGTTGGGACGTGAAATTGAGCGTGGGATCGCTAACAACGAATTTCAGGTCCATTATCAGCCCGTCTTTAACGTCGGTCGCAGCGCCTGCGGCGGCGCAGAAGCATTATTACGCTGGCCGCAGCCCCATGGCCGTTTTATTTCTCCCGATATCTTTATCACCGCTGCGGAAAATGAAGGCAAAATTGTCGCGCTTACCCGTCATCTCTTTGACTTAATTGCAAAGGATGTCAGTCGCTGGAAGGTGCCGGAGGGCTTTTATATCAGCGTCAACATTGCGCCCGAGCACCTTATTAGCGACGATTTCGTCAGCGATGTGATGGCGCTAAAGGAACGGCTGGCTAAACTGGGGCTGATCCTGGAATTAACTGAGCGGAGTTTAATTGCTGAACCGGCTAAGGTGTCGGCAAAACTGGAGCTGTTGCGGAGTCAGCAAGTAGAAATCGCCATTGATGACTTTGGCACCGGCTACTGTTCGCTCTCGTATCTGCAACAGTTACCTGCGGATTACCTTAAAATCGACCGCACGTTTATTAACACCATTGATACCAGCGGCAGCGATGTTCCGATCCTCGATACCATTATCACGTTGAGTCAAAATCTGGGGCTACAGGTTGTTGCTGAAGGAGTCAGTTCGAAACACCAGCTGCGCTATATCCTGGATCAGGGGGTGAATTATATTCAGGGATATCTGTATGCCAGGCCGATGAGTTCAGCCGATTTTATGGTATGGCTTGATAAAGATGTTCAGCAACAGAACAGGATCGTCAGTGAGTAA
- a CDS encoding winged helix-turn-helix domain-containing protein, translating to MSGKKYLIDDRVIFDCERMTLSRSEETVTLSEAERNLLLAFYQGLFKKDELIAWVWGRKGVVVSDASYYKLLNQLRNSFTRIGLESSSLVTRPKVGVELVVPITLIEPDSGQKTDDLAAESQPVTPDATQPAASSNAPLKAGVKDWFFFAMAGLLLVAAILASRQERQRYFAEPITHDGYRFYTLRDDKTSYDDVIEAYAELTTPVYKQNGRHIYYIRVPDVHIFVQCLNQLNAAEPKCITLKERY from the coding sequence ATGAGCGGAAAAAAGTATCTTATCGATGATCGCGTGATTTTTGATTGCGAGCGTATGACCCTGTCGCGGTCGGAAGAAACGGTGACGCTTTCAGAAGCCGAAAGAAATTTGCTGCTGGCTTTTTATCAGGGATTATTCAAAAAAGATGAGCTGATTGCCTGGGTCTGGGGGCGCAAGGGCGTCGTGGTGTCAGATGCCAGTTACTATAAATTGCTTAATCAGCTACGCAACTCATTCACCAGAATCGGCTTAGAATCTTCCTCGCTGGTTACTCGCCCTAAGGTCGGCGTTGAGCTGGTGGTTCCCATCACGCTGATTGAACCTGATAGTGGCCAAAAAACAGACGACCTGGCGGCGGAAAGTCAGCCGGTAACGCCTGACGCAACTCAGCCAGCGGCGTCATCAAACGCGCCGTTGAAGGCGGGTGTTAAAGACTGGTTTTTTTTCGCCATGGCCGGGTTACTTTTGGTGGCTGCGATACTAGCATCCCGGCAGGAACGCCAGCGCTATTTTGCAGAGCCGATTACCCATGATGGCTACCGTTTTTATACCCTTCGCGATGATAAAACCTCCTATGATGATGTTATTGAAGCATACGCCGAGTTGACCACGCCGGTTTATAAGCAAAATGGCCGTCATATCTATTACATCAGAGTCCCTGACGTTCATATCTTCGTACAATGTCTTAATCAATTAAACGCCGCGGAGCCTAAATGTATTACTCTCAAAGAACGTTATTAA
- a CDS encoding Ail/Lom family outer membrane beta-barrel protein has product MLSRVCGAAVIGLTLFTTHQSFAAGSHTISLGYAQTHLSALKNSQSKDLHGFNIKYRYEVNERWGFIGAFTAAQEEVEHYTWQSAKLKKAGSDTVDYESIMFGPAYRFNDYLSLYGNVGMGRMKIKNNHANASTDDSFAYGAGVIFNPLASLTLDLSWEAARFFSVDADTFGVSVGYRF; this is encoded by the coding sequence ATGTTATCGCGAGTTTGTGGCGCAGCCGTTATTGGTTTAACGCTTTTTACAACGCATCAGAGTTTTGCCGCAGGTAGTCATACGATATCGTTAGGTTATGCGCAAACGCATTTAAGCGCGCTGAAAAATTCGCAAAGTAAAGACCTCCACGGCTTTAACATTAAATATCGCTATGAAGTAAATGAACGCTGGGGATTTATTGGCGCATTTACCGCCGCTCAGGAAGAAGTGGAACATTATACCTGGCAGTCCGCGAAATTGAAAAAGGCGGGTTCAGATACCGTTGATTATGAATCAATAATGTTTGGTCCAGCTTATCGTTTTAATGACTACCTGAGCCTTTACGGTAATGTCGGCATGGGCAGAATGAAGATCAAAAATAATCATGCCAACGCATCTACCGATGATTCATTTGCCTACGGCGCGGGCGTCATTTTCAATCCGTTAGCCAGCTTAACGCTGGATCTGTCATGGGAAGCGGCACGGTTTTTTTCCGTTGATGCGGATACGTTTGGCGTAAGCGTCGGCTATCGCTTCTGA
- a CDS encoding IS5 family transposase, translating into MKDQITHPPDNTDHSVAKQKFRITNWSTYNKALINRGSLTFWLDDEAIQAWYESATPSSRGRPQRYSDLAITTVLVIKRVFRLTLRAAQGFIDSIFALMNVPLRCPDYTSVSKRAKSVNVSFKTSTRGEIAHLVIDSTGLKVFGEGEWKVRKHGKERRRIWRKLHLAVDSNTHEVVCADLSLNNVTDSEAFPGLIRQTHRKIRAAAADGAYDTRLCHDELRRKKISALIPPRKGAGYWPGEYADRNRAVANQRMTGSNARWKWTTDYNRRSIAETAMYRVKQLFGGSLTLRDYDGQVAEAMALVRALNKMTKAGMPESVRIA; encoded by the coding sequence TTGAAGGATCAGATCACGCATCCTCCCGACAACACAGACCATTCCGTGGCAAAGCAAAAGTTCAGAATCACCAACTGGTCCACCTACAACAAAGCTCTCATCAACCGTGGCTCCCTCACTTTCTGGCTGGATGATGAGGCGATTCAGGCCTGGTATGAGTCGGCAACACCTTCATCACGAGGAAGGCCCCAGCGCTATTCTGATCTCGCCATCACCACCGTTCTGGTGATTAAACGCGTATTCCGGCTGACCCTGCGGGCTGCGCAGGGTTTTATTGATTCCATTTTTGCCCTGATGAACGTTCCGTTGCGCTGCCCGGATTACACCAGTGTCAGTAAGCGGGCAAAGTCGGTTAATGTCAGTTTCAAAACGTCCACCCGGGGTGAAATCGCACACCTGGTGATTGATTCCACCGGGCTGAAGGTCTTTGGTGAAGGCGAATGGAAAGTCAGAAAGCACGGCAAAGAGCGCCGTCGTATCTGGCGAAAGTTGCATCTTGCTGTTGACAGCAACACACATGAAGTTGTCTGTGCAGACCTGTCGCTGAATAACGTCACGGACTCAGAAGCCTTCCCGGGCCTTATCCGGCAGACTCACAGAAAAATCAGGGCAGCCGCGGCAGACGGGGCTTACGATACCCGGCTCTGTCACGATGAACTGCGCCGCAAAAAAATCAGCGCGCTTATTCCTCCCCGAAAAGGTGCGGGTTACTGGCCCGGTGAATATGCAGACCGTAACCGTGCAGTGGCTAATCAGCGAATGACCGGGAGTAATGCGCGGTGGAAATGGACAACAGATTACAACCGTCGCTCGATAGCGGAAACGGCGATGTACCGGGTAAAACAGCTGTTCGGGGGTTCACTGACGCTGCGTGACTACGATGGTCAGGTTGCGGAGGCTATGGCCCTGGTACGAGCGCTGAACAAAATGACGAAAGCAGGTATGCCTGAAAGCGTGCGTATTGCCTGA
- a CDS encoding DUF4156 domain-containing protein, whose product MKFIIVVFSALLLSACSANSLKAGAGQVRITHNEPGKACSWLGDVTGSQGNFFTGGWTSNSNLETGARNDLKNQAWEMGGNLVVLLTQRAGQTGSAYQGSGSSQQTNVTLSGSVYRCP is encoded by the coding sequence ATGAAATTTATTATCGTGGTGTTCTCTGCGCTGCTTCTGAGCGCCTGTAGCGCTAATTCACTGAAGGCTGGCGCCGGACAGGTGCGTATTACGCATAATGAGCCGGGAAAAGCCTGTTCATGGTTAGGCGACGTTACCGGTAGCCAGGGGAATTTCTTTACCGGCGGCTGGACGTCAAACAGTAATCTGGAAACCGGGGCGCGTAACGATTTAAAAAATCAGGCCTGGGAAATGGGCGGTAACCTTGTCGTGCTGTTGACCCAGCGGGCGGGGCAGACCGGCAGCGCTTATCAGGGGAGCGGCTCAAGCCAACAAACCAATGTGACCTTAAGCGGATCGGTTTACCGGTGTCCGTAA
- a CDS encoding LuxR C-terminal-related transcriptional regulator — MNFTLPMNTLCADCQLRCPHAINTLLKTTSCGTIKVAIWPGDNPLFTDSLFYILSENDKPALHEDLLLIDFCLDNIAFFIDDDWLEGWKKTGARIVLVVDRFMQALAHYWHKKHPALTLLPVTGDGGSQFLRDLENVLNGQSIMPDGVTAITNNEISVLRKRITGLSAQRVAAVLNCSLKTVYSCQYSLCRKLGAPARLEKLIIEHFHSRC; from the coding sequence ATGAATTTTACATTACCGATGAATACACTGTGTGCAGATTGTCAGTTACGTTGCCCGCATGCGATTAATACCCTGTTAAAAACAACATCGTGCGGGACGATAAAAGTGGCGATCTGGCCGGGTGATAACCCTTTATTCACTGACTCACTTTTCTATATTCTCTCCGAAAACGATAAGCCAGCGCTGCATGAAGACCTTCTGCTGATTGATTTTTGTCTCGATAATATTGCATTTTTTATTGATGATGACTGGCTTGAAGGGTGGAAAAAAACAGGGGCGCGCATTGTGCTGGTCGTTGACCGTTTTATGCAGGCGTTAGCCCACTACTGGCATAAAAAACATCCGGCTCTCACTCTGCTTCCCGTTACCGGCGACGGGGGAAGCCAGTTTTTACGCGACCTGGAAAACGTCCTTAACGGGCAAAGCATTATGCCGGACGGCGTTACCGCAATAACGAACAATGAAATTTCGGTTCTGCGTAAGCGCATTACGGGCCTGTCGGCGCAACGTGTTGCCGCAGTTCTTAACTGCTCATTAAAAACCGTCTACAGCTGCCAGTACTCATTATGCCGAAAACTTGGTGCACCCGCGCGGCTTGAAAAACTCATTATTGAGCACTTCCATAGCCGATGCTGA
- a CDS encoding EAL domain-containing protein, whose protein sequence is MNTKKIILLSYDVYLFSGLKAWLPDLLLVDAQADITQRPQLPPQYPACLLIIDNRLPIFWVKKWLEHNSSLFVNMNSIVIRMNDTPCLNRGYETFVCINAKLSAKKIIKVLRQKVLNVEQNKSHPENNFLDAFYLTTFEKELLNASFTKESLHHFCRANAVALKTIYRYREKINHRFGFNSFNDSIIFLIRNDLLIDASVSDDAYSPDYDELNASRLSMAMLCQEIVPYYQPILNVQGEVCGVEILARWPQGHHYAISQREFIPLAINSGLMCELTNYLMTRVAKDFQSVQFNSNDALFVSFNIGPAGLRNPVIYWQCLHFMELTQELPIKLMIEITEDQALNFTPAIKELIRSLRNRGVLFALDDFGTGYANLNYLHELELDMIKIDKTFINVIKDSETPVPMLESIIHLANILGLRTVAEGVEHACQQQWLVKNNIHFLQGYYFLPPVPFADFMHYQHVPDRLPLHATGLAQVK, encoded by the coding sequence ATGAATACGAAAAAAATCATCTTGTTAAGCTATGACGTCTATCTTTTTTCAGGGCTCAAAGCCTGGTTACCGGATTTGCTATTGGTTGATGCTCAGGCAGACATTACTCAAAGGCCACAATTACCCCCGCAGTACCCAGCCTGTCTGCTAATCATTGATAACCGGTTGCCCATTTTTTGGGTCAAAAAGTGGCTGGAACATAACAGTTCTTTATTTGTGAACATGAACAGCATTGTCATTCGCATGAACGACACGCCATGCCTCAATCGCGGCTATGAAACTTTTGTCTGCATCAATGCGAAACTGAGTGCCAAAAAAATCATAAAAGTTTTACGCCAAAAAGTGCTGAACGTTGAACAGAACAAAAGTCATCCCGAAAACAACTTTCTGGATGCCTTTTACTTAACCACCTTCGAAAAGGAACTGCTCAATGCCTCATTCACTAAAGAGAGTCTCCACCACTTTTGCCGTGCTAATGCTGTAGCGCTGAAAACCATTTATCGCTATCGGGAGAAAATTAACCATCGGTTTGGTTTTAACTCATTCAATGACTCGATTATCTTTTTGATCCGCAATGATTTATTGATCGATGCATCAGTATCGGACGATGCCTACTCTCCAGACTATGATGAGCTCAATGCCAGCAGGTTAAGCATGGCGATGCTTTGCCAAGAAATCGTTCCCTATTATCAGCCCATACTTAATGTCCAGGGAGAAGTCTGTGGTGTAGAGATCCTGGCTCGCTGGCCTCAGGGACATCATTATGCGATTTCTCAAAGAGAATTTATCCCTTTAGCAATAAACAGTGGCCTGATGTGCGAGCTGACCAATTATTTAATGACTCGCGTAGCGAAAGATTTCCAGTCAGTACAGTTCAATAGTAACGACGCGCTGTTCGTTTCCTTCAATATTGGTCCAGCCGGATTACGCAATCCGGTGATTTACTGGCAATGCCTGCACTTCATGGAGTTAACGCAGGAGCTACCCATTAAGCTAATGATTGAGATTACCGAAGACCAGGCGTTAAATTTTACCCCCGCGATAAAAGAATTGATCCGCTCTCTGCGTAATCGCGGTGTACTGTTTGCGCTTGATGATTTTGGCACTGGCTATGCCAATCTCAATTATCTGCACGAACTGGAGCTGGATATGATAAAAATTGATAAGACATTTATTAATGTCATTAAGGATAGTGAAACGCCAGTCCCTATGCTGGAATCGATTATTCATCTGGCTAACATTCTGGGTTTGCGTACCGTCGCAGAAGGCGTTGAACATGCCTGTCAACAGCAATGGTTAGTCAAAAATAATATCCATTTTCTCCAGGGCTATTACTTCTTACCGCCAGTTCCCTTTGCTGACTTTATGCACTATCAACATGTCCCTGACAGATTACCTTTACACGCTACCGGACTGGCTCAGGTTAAGTAA